Proteins co-encoded in one Alcanivorax sp. genomic window:
- a CDS encoding SpoVR family protein has translation MAYLSESSDWNFELLADYDKAIADLAHNKFGLDTYPNQIEVISSEQMMDAYSSVGMPVGYNHWSFGKQFVEVEGRYRRGQMGLAYEIVINSDPCIAYLMEENSITMQALVIAHACYGHNSFFKGNYLFQTWTDASSIIDYLVFARNYIAECEQRHGVTAVEETLDSCHALMNYGVDRYKRPSPISAVEERKRQRERENALQKQVSELWRTFPELQPAIKTREAPATFPAEPQENLLYFLEKNAPLLQPWQREIIRIVRKMAQYFYPQRQTKVMNEGWACLWHYTLINALYDEGKVTDGFMLEFLQSHSQVIYQPPFDASFYNGMNPYAIGFNMFQDIRRICENPDDEDREWFPEIAGSDWLETVKFAMQSFKDESFIQQFLSPKMIRQFKLFQISDDDRNDYVEVGAIHNEQGYRRVRESLAEQYNLSIQEPNIQIVSANIHGDRALTLRHQRSAGRPLDEHSTNEVLRHLHRLWQFDVHLESVENGSVISRYSMPPTQEPITVM, from the coding sequence ATGGCCTATCTATCCGAAAGCTCAGACTGGAACTTTGAACTGCTGGCCGATTACGACAAGGCCATTGCCGACCTGGCCCACAACAAGTTTGGTCTGGACACCTACCCCAACCAGATCGAAGTCATTTCCTCCGAACAGATGATGGATGCCTACTCATCCGTCGGCATGCCGGTGGGTTACAACCACTGGTCCTTCGGCAAACAGTTTGTGGAAGTGGAAGGGCGCTACCGGCGCGGACAGATGGGACTGGCCTATGAGATCGTGATCAATTCCGATCCCTGCATTGCCTATTTGATGGAAGAGAACAGCATCACCATGCAGGCGCTGGTGATCGCCCACGCCTGCTATGGCCACAACTCCTTCTTCAAGGGCAACTATCTTTTCCAGACCTGGACCGACGCCTCCTCCATCATCGACTATCTGGTATTCGCCCGAAACTATATTGCGGAATGCGAACAGCGCCATGGCGTCACCGCCGTGGAAGAAACCCTGGATTCCTGCCATGCACTGATGAACTACGGGGTGGATCGCTACAAGCGGCCGTCGCCTATCTCTGCCGTAGAGGAACGCAAACGTCAGCGCGAACGGGAAAACGCCCTGCAGAAACAGGTCTCAGAACTGTGGCGCACCTTCCCCGAGTTGCAGCCGGCCATCAAGACCCGGGAAGCCCCCGCCACCTTTCCGGCAGAGCCACAGGAAAACCTGCTCTATTTTCTTGAGAAGAATGCCCCATTACTGCAGCCCTGGCAGCGGGAGATTATCCGGATCGTACGCAAGATGGCCCAGTATTTTTATCCCCAGCGCCAGACCAAGGTAATGAATGAAGGCTGGGCCTGCCTGTGGCACTACACCCTGATCAATGCGCTGTATGACGAGGGCAAAGTCACCGATGGTTTCATGCTGGAATTTTTGCAGAGCCATAGTCAGGTGATCTATCAGCCACCTTTCGATGCTTCCTTCTACAACGGCATGAACCCCTATGCCATCGGCTTCAACATGTTCCAGGATATTCGCCGCATCTGTGAAAACCCGGACGATGAGGACCGTGAATGGTTCCCGGAAATCGCCGGCAGTGACTGGCTGGAAACGGTAAAGTTCGCCATGCAGAGCTTCAAGGATGAAAGCTTTATCCAGCAGTTCCTGTCACCCAAGATGATCCGCCAGTTCAAGCTGTTCCAGATCAGCGATGATGATCGCAATGACTATGTGGAAGTGGGCGCCATTCACAACGAACAGGGCTACCGCCGGGTGCGCGAGTCCCTGGCCGAACAATACAACCTGAGTATTCAGGAACCGAACATCCAGATTGTCAGCGCCAACATTCATGGCGACCGCGCCCTGACCCTGCGCCACCAGCGCAGCGCAGGACGACCGCTGGATGAGCACAGCACCAATGAGGTACTGCGCCACCTGCATCGTCTGTGGCAGTTCGATGTGCATCTTGAAAGCGTGGAAAACGGCAGCGTGATCAGCCGCTATTCCATGCCGCCAACCCAGGAACCCATCACCGTCATGTAG
- a CDS encoding YeaH/YhbH family protein translates to MSYIIDRRLNDKHKSTVNRQRFLRRYKKHIRDAVNDAVNRRSIKDMEQGERISIPQKDLSEPVFHHGQGGQRSIVHPGNKEFNQGDRFKRPEGGGGQGAGDGDASDSGEGQDEFAFQIDKQEFLNFLFEDLELPNLVKRHLEGAQVFKTRHGGIVSQGMPAKINIVRSMRQASMRRRALTAATRKRIRDLKHERDVLLEEEQSPQRQARLQELDEQIQKLERRVERIPYIDTVDLRFNHHVKEPVPVSRAVMFCIMDVSGSMNQDMKDLAKRFFLLLYLFLQRNYDQIEVVFIRHHTSAKEVNEEEFFYSRETGGTIVSSALKLTRDIINERYPVDEWNIYAAQASDGDNWNDDSPACAKLIEDELLPKLQYFSYVEVMPRAHQALWDHYETIMQRHPAAFSMAQIDEPGEIYPVFRQLFKKRMES, encoded by the coding sequence ATGAGTTATATCATTGACCGTCGTCTGAATGACAAGCACAAGAGCACCGTCAATCGGCAACGGTTTTTGCGTCGCTACAAGAAACACATTCGCGATGCCGTCAACGATGCAGTCAATCGCCGTTCCATCAAGGATATGGAACAAGGCGAACGGATCAGCATTCCCCAGAAAGATCTGTCAGAGCCGGTGTTTCATCATGGTCAGGGCGGGCAGCGCAGCATCGTGCATCCGGGCAACAAGGAGTTTAATCAGGGCGACCGCTTCAAGCGCCCGGAAGGCGGTGGCGGCCAGGGCGCCGGTGACGGTGACGCCAGCGATTCCGGCGAAGGCCAGGACGAGTTCGCCTTTCAGATCGACAAGCAGGAGTTCCTCAACTTTCTGTTTGAGGATCTGGAGCTGCCCAATCTGGTCAAGCGCCACCTGGAAGGCGCCCAGGTTTTCAAGACACGCCACGGCGGCATTGTCAGCCAGGGGATGCCTGCCAAGATCAATATTGTCCGCTCCATGCGCCAGGCCTCCATGCGCCGGCGAGCACTGACTGCGGCTACCCGTAAACGCATTCGCGACCTCAAGCACGAACGCGATGTCCTGTTGGAAGAAGAACAATCCCCCCAGCGCCAGGCGCGCCTGCAGGAGCTGGATGAACAGATCCAGAAACTGGAACGTCGGGTGGAACGCATCCCGTACATTGATACCGTGGATCTGCGCTTCAACCATCACGTCAAGGAGCCGGTCCCCGTGAGCCGGGCGGTGATGTTCTGCATCATGGATGTGTCCGGCTCCATGAATCAGGACATGAAGGATCTGGCCAAGCGCTTCTTCCTCCTGCTGTATCTGTTCCTGCAACGCAATTACGACCAGATTGAAGTGGTGTTTATCCGCCATCACACCAGCGCCAAGGAAGTGAATGAGGAAGAGTTCTTCTACTCCCGGGAAACCGGCGGCACCATCGTTTCCAGTGCCCTGAAACTCACCCGGGACATTATCAACGAGCGCTACCCGGTGGATGAGTGGAACATCTATGCCGCCCAGGCCTCTGACGGCGACAACTGGAATGACGATTCTCCCGCTTGTGCCAAGCTGATTGAAGATGAGCTGCTGCCCAAACTGCAGTATTTCTCCTACGTGGAAGTGATGCCCCGCGCGCATCAGGCCCTGTGGGATCATTATGAAACCATTATGCAGCGCCACCCTGCGGCTTTTTCCATGGCGCAAATTGATGAACCCGGCGAAATTTATCCGGTGTTCCGCCAACTATTCAAAAAGAGGATGGAAAGCTGA
- a CDS encoding symmetrical bis(5'-nucleosyl)-tetraphosphatase — translation MSDYAIGDLQGCLDAFDCLLDKIAFNPDKDRLFLAGDLINRGPDSLGTLRRVFELRDNVHCVLGNHDLHLLAVAHGATGSKRKDTLAALLEAPDRTALLDWLQQCPLLIDLPEHQAVMTHAGIPPLWTLDQARSRAGEVEAVLKDDRSGDFFAHMYGNQPAGWNDSLTGTDRWRVITNHFTRMRFVDADGALDLTTKGEADAPPQGYMPWFLHPERQVTDTRLLFGHWAALEGHTGVDRVEALDTGCVWGGSLTALRLNDLVRLQCHCP, via the coding sequence GTGAGCGATTACGCGATTGGGGATCTGCAGGGGTGTCTGGACGCGTTCGACTGCCTCTTGGACAAGATTGCCTTTAATCCGGATAAAGACCGGCTGTTTCTGGCCGGGGATCTGATCAACCGGGGGCCAGATTCGCTGGGAACCCTGCGGCGGGTGTTTGAACTGCGCGATAACGTTCATTGCGTGCTGGGCAATCATGACCTGCACTTGCTGGCGGTGGCCCATGGCGCCACCGGTAGCAAACGCAAGGACACCCTCGCCGCTCTCCTGGAGGCACCGGACCGCACGGCGTTACTGGACTGGCTGCAACAATGCCCGTTGCTGATCGACCTCCCTGAACATCAGGCCGTCATGACCCATGCCGGCATTCCGCCTCTGTGGACGCTGGATCAGGCACGCAGCCGCGCCGGTGAGGTGGAAGCCGTGTTGAAGGATGACCGCAGTGGCGACTTCTTTGCCCACATGTATGGCAACCAACCCGCAGGCTGGAACGACAGCCTGACCGGCACGGACCGCTGGCGGGTCATCACCAACCACTTTACCCGCATGCGCTTTGTTGACGCAGACGGGGCTCTGGATCTGACCACCAAGGGCGAAGCCGACGCCCCGCCCCAGGGTTATATGCCGTGGTTCCTGCACCCCGAGCGCCAGGTCACCGATACCCGCCTGCTGTTCGGCCACTGGGCCGCCCTGGAAGGGCATACCGGGGTTGACCGCGTGGAAGCACTGGATACGGGATGCGTATGGGGTGGCAGCCTGACAGCACTGCGGCTGAATGATCTGGTGCGACTCCAGTGCCACTGCCCGTAA
- a CDS encoding EamA family transporter has protein sequence MPTLAAYLIVVAVWATTPLGIKWSGEAMAPLAAAGVRMGIAALLGLMWLRWKRQPLPLHRQARLSYLAALPGIFGAMGCSYVASTYLPSGLISVIFGLAPLLSGLMMQCLPGSVRLNSWHWSACVMGLLGLMLVFDDSLSVLVAGGDMGDRGIGVLWMLTAVTLFSGSGIAVQRVGAGLKPMQQTVGGLLLSLPCYGLAIVLAGQSLTWNGDVRGLSAIVYLAVFGSLLGFYSYFQILARLPAATVALVTLITPVLALTLGSLFNGERLGGMVLAGALLIVVALGLFMFGDHQVRRSLKVIPRGGAA, from the coding sequence ATGCCAACCCTGGCAGCGTATTTGATCGTGGTGGCGGTGTGGGCGACTACCCCGCTGGGGATTAAATGGAGTGGTGAGGCCATGGCGCCGCTGGCGGCGGCCGGTGTGCGTATGGGTATCGCTGCGCTGCTGGGTCTCATGTGGCTGCGATGGAAACGCCAGCCGTTGCCGCTGCATCGCCAGGCTCGGCTCAGCTATCTGGCAGCCCTGCCGGGAATCTTCGGGGCCATGGGTTGCAGCTATGTGGCGTCCACCTATCTGCCTTCCGGCCTTATCTCGGTGATCTTCGGCCTGGCGCCGTTGTTGTCCGGTCTGATGATGCAGTGCCTGCCCGGCAGTGTGCGCCTCAATAGCTGGCACTGGAGCGCCTGCGTCATGGGGCTGCTTGGCTTGATGCTGGTGTTTGATGACAGCCTGTCGGTGTTGGTTGCTGGTGGCGATATGGGTGATCGTGGCATTGGGGTGCTGTGGATGCTGACGGCGGTCACCCTGTTCTCCGGCAGTGGTATTGCCGTGCAGCGGGTCGGCGCCGGGCTCAAACCCATGCAGCAGACCGTGGGCGGATTATTACTGTCATTGCCCTGCTATGGGCTGGCCATTGTGCTGGCCGGGCAGTCGCTTACATGGAACGGTGATGTCCGCGGCCTGTCCGCGATCGTCTATCTGGCGGTGTTTGGTTCCCTGCTCGGGTTCTACAGCTACTTCCAGATTCTGGCGCGGCTGCCGGCGGCCACCGTGGCCCTGGTGACCCTGATCACGCCGGTGCTGGCACTGACCCTGGGCAGTCTTTTCAATGGGGAAAGGCTCGGGGGCATGGTGTTGGCGGGTGCCCTGTTGATTGTTGTGGCGCTGGGACTGTTCATGTTCGGCGATCATCAGGTGCGTCGTTCCCTGAAGGTGATTCCCAGGGGAGGGGCGGCCTGA
- the apaG gene encoding Co2+/Mg2+ efflux protein ApaG: MTTPDPRHNIRVSVATEYLADQSDPASDRWVFAYHITIRNEGSVSARLLTRHWVITDGKERVQEVHGEGVIGEQPHIAPGQHFEYTSGAILETEVGSMRGSYQMIGEDGIHFEADIPTFTLAVPHALH; the protein is encoded by the coding sequence ATGACCACCCCCGACCCACGCCACAACATCCGGGTCTCCGTGGCCACCGAATACCTTGCCGATCAGAGCGATCCGGCCAGTGACCGCTGGGTGTTTGCCTACCACATCACCATCCGCAACGAGGGCAGCGTCAGTGCCCGCCTGCTCACCCGCCATTGGGTCATTACTGACGGCAAGGAGCGGGTACAGGAAGTGCATGGCGAGGGCGTGATCGGCGAACAACCGCACATCGCCCCGGGTCAGCATTTCGAATACACCAGCGGCGCCATTCTGGAAACCGAAGTCGGCAGCATGCGCGGCAGTTACCAGATGATCGGCGAAGATGGCATTCACTTCGAAGCCGACATTCCCACTTTCACCCTTGCGGTACCCCATGCGTTGCATTGA
- a CDS encoding PrkA family serine protein kinase — protein MSIIRHYQDRFEATQQEEMSLEEYLDLCKRDPSAYATAPERMLMAIGEPEMVDTSQDPRLSRIFSNKVIRRYPAFDEFYGLEEVIENIVSYFRHAAQGLEEKKQILYLLGPVGGGKSSLAEKLKALMQRVPFYAIKGSPVNDSPLSLFDPEEDGPILEEEYGIPRRYIRTIMSPWAVKRLNEFGGDISQFRVVKRYPSILDQVAVAKTEPGDENNQDISALVGKVDIRKLEDFAQDDPDAYAYSGGLCRANQGLLEFVEMFKAPIKVLHPLLTATQEGNYNGTEHLGAIPYDGIVLAHSNEAEWHTFRNNKNNEAFIDRVYIVKVPYCLRVTEEIQIYDKLLRNSSLREAQCAPDTLHMLAQFSILTRLKEPENSSIYSKMRVYDGENLKDVDPHAKSMQEYRDMAGVDEGMDGLSTRFAFKILSKVFNYDHTEVAANPVHLIHVLEQRIEQEQYPQEKSDQYRRFIKEYLVPRYVEFIGKEIQTAYLESYSEYGQNIFDRYVTYADFWIQDQEFRDPDTGEIFDRQALNEDLEKIEKPAGISNPKDFRNEVVNFVLRARANNHGKNPSWLSYQKLRDVIEKKMFSNTEDLLPVISFNAKGSEDDQRKHNNFVQRMVSRGYTEKQVRLLSEWYLRVRKAQ, from the coding sequence ATGAGCATTATCCGCCACTACCAGGACCGCTTCGAAGCGACCCAGCAGGAAGAAATGTCGCTGGAGGAATACCTGGACCTGTGCAAACGCGACCCAAGCGCCTACGCCACCGCACCCGAGCGTATGCTGATGGCCATTGGCGAACCGGAAATGGTCGACACCTCCCAAGACCCACGTCTGTCACGCATTTTTTCCAACAAGGTGATCCGCCGCTACCCCGCCTTCGATGAGTTCTACGGACTCGAAGAAGTCATTGAAAACATCGTCAGTTATTTCCGGCATGCAGCTCAGGGACTGGAAGAGAAGAAACAGATTCTTTATCTGCTGGGCCCGGTGGGCGGCGGCAAGTCCTCCCTGGCAGAAAAACTGAAAGCCCTGATGCAGCGAGTCCCTTTCTACGCGATCAAGGGCTCCCCGGTTAACGACTCGCCACTTTCCCTGTTCGATCCGGAAGAAGACGGCCCCATACTGGAAGAGGAATACGGCATCCCCCGCCGTTACATCCGCACCATCATGTCCCCCTGGGCGGTGAAACGGCTCAACGAATTCGGCGGCGACATCAGCCAGTTCCGGGTGGTGAAACGCTACCCGTCCATTCTGGATCAGGTTGCCGTTGCCAAGACCGAACCCGGCGACGAAAACAATCAGGACATTTCTGCCCTGGTGGGCAAGGTGGACATCCGCAAACTGGAAGACTTCGCCCAGGATGATCCGGATGCCTATGCCTACTCCGGTGGTCTGTGCCGGGCCAACCAGGGGCTGCTGGAATTTGTGGAAATGTTCAAGGCGCCGATCAAGGTATTGCACCCCTTGCTCACCGCCACCCAGGAAGGCAACTACAACGGCACCGAACACCTTGGCGCCATCCCCTATGACGGCATTGTGCTGGCTCACTCCAATGAAGCGGAGTGGCACACCTTCCGCAATAACAAGAACAACGAAGCCTTCATAGACCGGGTGTACATCGTCAAGGTGCCCTACTGCCTGCGCGTCACCGAAGAAATACAGATCTATGACAAGCTGCTCAGAAATTCCAGCCTGCGTGAAGCGCAATGCGCACCAGACACCCTGCACATGCTGGCCCAGTTTTCCATTCTTACCCGCTTGAAGGAGCCAGAGAATTCCAGCATTTATTCCAAGATGCGGGTTTACGATGGCGAGAACCTGAAAGATGTGGATCCCCACGCCAAATCCATGCAGGAGTACCGGGACATGGCAGGGGTGGACGAGGGCATGGACGGGCTCTCCACCCGCTTTGCCTTCAAGATTCTTTCCAAGGTATTCAACTACGACCACACCGAAGTCGCCGCCAACCCGGTACACCTGATTCATGTACTGGAACAGCGTATTGAGCAGGAACAATATCCACAGGAAAAATCCGATCAATACCGCCGGTTCATCAAGGAATATCTGGTGCCCCGTTACGTGGAGTTTATCGGCAAGGAAATCCAGACCGCCTACCTGGAATCCTACTCCGAATACGGGCAGAACATTTTCGATCGGTATGTAACCTACGCCGACTTCTGGATCCAGGACCAGGAGTTCCGCGACCCGGATACCGGCGAGATCTTCGATCGGCAAGCGCTCAATGAGGACCTGGAAAAGATCGAGAAGCCGGCGGGTATTTCCAACCCGAAAGACTTCCGCAACGAAGTGGTCAACTTTGTGCTACGCGCCCGGGCCAACAACCACGGCAAGAACCCCAGCTGGCTCAGTTACCAGAAGCTGCGGGACGTGATCGAAAAGAAGATGTTCTCCAACACCGAAGATCTTCTCCCGGTGATTTCCTTCAACGCCAAGGGCAGCGAAGACGACCAGCGCAAGCACAACAACTTTGTGCAACGCATGGTCTCCCGTGGTTATACCGAAAAACAGGTACGGCTGTTGTCGGAATGGTATCTGCGGGTGAGAAAGGCACAGTAG
- the rsmA gene encoding 16S rRNA (adenine(1518)-N(6)/adenine(1519)-N(6))-dimethyltransferase RsmA: MTEHRTRKRFGQHFLHDRNLVDRMIRTLGLQQGDTLVEIGPGRGALTYPLLEEIPHLHVVELDRDLIALLREENTPDRLTIHESDALKFDFRTLKPADKPLRVIGNLPYNISTPLIFHLLSQSEAISDMTFMLQKEVVDRLTASPGTRDWGRLSIMVQYHCQADYLFFVPPGAFSPPPKVDSAVVRLIPHATPPHPAEDEDHLRRLVAQAFTQRRKAIRNSLKSFVTLAQFEQAGIDAGLRPDQLSVADYVALANISRPNTDTPS, encoded by the coding sequence ATGACAGAACATCGCACCCGCAAACGCTTTGGCCAGCACTTCCTGCACGATCGCAACCTGGTCGACCGCATGATCCGTACCCTGGGCCTGCAGCAAGGGGACACCCTGGTGGAAATCGGGCCGGGCCGTGGCGCCCTCACCTACCCGCTGCTGGAAGAGATTCCCCATCTGCACGTGGTAGAGCTGGACCGGGACCTGATTGCCCTGCTCCGTGAGGAAAACACGCCGGACCGGCTGACCATTCATGAGTCCGATGCGCTGAAGTTCGATTTCCGCACCCTCAAGCCGGCGGACAAGCCCCTGCGGGTGATCGGCAACCTGCCCTACAACATCTCTACCCCGCTGATTTTCCACCTGCTATCGCAGTCAGAGGCCATCAGCGACATGACCTTCATGCTGCAGAAAGAAGTGGTGGACCGCCTCACCGCCAGCCCCGGCACCCGGGACTGGGGGCGCCTGTCGATCATGGTGCAGTACCATTGTCAGGCGGATTACCTGTTCTTCGTCCCACCGGGAGCCTTCAGCCCACCGCCCAAGGTGGATTCCGCCGTGGTTCGGCTGATTCCCCATGCTACTCCGCCCCACCCTGCGGAGGATGAAGACCACCTGCGCCGCCTGGTGGCCCAGGCCTTCACCCAGCGACGCAAGGCGATCCGCAATAGTTTAAAATCCTTTGTCACCCTGGCGCAGTTCGAGCAGGCCGGCATCGATGCCGGATTACGCCCGGACCAGCTCAGCGTGGCAGACTACGTGGCCCTGGCCAATATCAGCCGCCCGAATACCGACACCCCATCGTAA